The DNA region TTATGGTGATGAAAATGGGATAAGTGAAATAAAATTTGTTGATTTTTATAAAAATTTGCCAACAAATAATGAGAATTTAAAACTTTGTATAGATGAGTTAAGCAGATATTTTAAAGGAGATCTTAAAAGTTTTAGCGTTAAGTTAAATATAACTGGAACCAAGTTTGAAAAAAATGTATATAACGCACTTTTAAAAATCCCTTATGGAGAGGTTAAAACATATAAAGAAATCGCTGAGTCTATAAATCATCCAAAAGCTTATCGCGCAGTTGGAAATGCAAACTCTAAAAATAAAATTCCTATCATAGTTCCTTGCCATAGAGTTGTATCAAATAGTGGAATTGGCGGATATACAGGCGGAATTAATATAAAAGAAAATCTTTTAAAAATAGAGAAATATTTATAAATTTTATATATTATAAGCATTTAAACAATTTTATTAAATTTACTTAATATTTACTATTTATGTTATATACTTCGTTTTAGATTTTTTTAAGAAAGGGTGTGTTATGAAAAAGATATTTTTTATTATTTTGTTTGGATTTTGTGCTTTGCTTGCTAGAAACTTAGATGAGATTAAAAAATCCAACGAAATTATAATAGGTGTTAGGACTGAATTACCACCATTTAGTCAAATAAAAGATGGTGAATTTACAGGTTTTGAGGTTGAGCTTGCAAAAGCTATAGGAAATAAAATTTTAAACAACAGTAAAGGTATAGTTAAAATAGTTGGGGTAGAAACAACAGATAGAATTCCAATGCTTAAGAATGATAAAATTGATATAATGGTCGCAAACTTTACAATGACAGATGAGAGAAAAAAAGCAGTTGATTTTTCACTGCCTTATTTACTTGATTTTATGGGAAT from Campylobacter ureolyticus includes:
- a CDS encoding methylated-DNA--[protein]-cysteine S-methyltransferase, with amino-acid sequence MQKVYFKAGFINLEIYGDENGISEIKFVDFYKNLPTNNENLKLCIDELSRYFKGDLKSFSVKLNITGTKFEKNVYNALLKIPYGEVKTYKEIAESINHPKAYRAVGNANSKNKIPIIVPCHRVVSNSGIGGYTGGINIKENLLKIEKYL